The proteins below come from a single Salvelinus fontinalis isolate EN_2023a chromosome 1, ASM2944872v1, whole genome shotgun sequence genomic window:
- the tmem254 gene encoding transmembrane protein 254 isoform X2, whose amino-acid sequence MAKSDGCHYFRRTSIFWITIVALSMGYFTWTVFWPQQVPYDNLGPLGTLSRYLVNNYHSLMYKGWWAAWVIHVAEALVAMKVCSDKGVDGTMTRCLWFVQTALFGFASLGLLLKYKPDHRTKQH is encoded by the exons ATGGCCAAAAGCGATGGGTGTCATTATTTTAGAAGAACCAGTATTTTTTGGATAACTATAGTGGCGCTTTCGATGGGATACTTCACA TGGACAGTGTTCTGGCCACAGCAGGTCCCCTATGACAACTTGGGTCCGCTTGGCACCTTGTCCAGATACCTGGTGAACAATTACCATTCTCTCATGTACAAAGG ATGGTGGGCAGCCTGGGTCATCCACGTGGCAGAAGCCCTTGTTGCCATGAAGGTCTGCAG TGACAAAGGGGTGGACGGCACAATGACACGTTGCCTCTGGTTTGTCCAGACGGCGCTGTTTGGCTTTGCCTCTCTCGGCCTGCTTCTCAAATACAAACCTGACCACAGGACCAAACAACACTGA
- the mxtx1 gene encoding LOW QUALITY PROTEIN: mix-type homeobox gene 1 (The sequence of the model RefSeq protein was modified relative to this genomic sequence to represent the inferred CDS: substituted 1 base at 1 genomic stop codon) produces MWKDTSTDVPGQVALTGVSSRSTNRRKRTSFSKEHVELLRVTFETDPYPGISLRESLSQKTGLPESRIQVWFQNRRARTLKCKGAKKFLCQSDSGLHSPGGFTTQHSLAPLSTPPCLPPAYPAQVKEEDYVFYGRYFPPYPGAEETGHNRQARVLGYSSSTHMNSPGHQMVQGAWPQAVDQTTPVQSMWSPSPLEVRNYSSGSSKAFLYHRSAEQQPFYNNPQEVYGGPISQTQTTATPDSGCWEVGQENTPPMEGQGSRLDGSWSMAMSTTEYPGQAPHYAPLPELPAMSLQEILGELEGEXQEGDGLDSHPNGDKRVYF; encoded by the exons ATGTGGAAGGACACCAGCACCG ATGTCCCTGGACAGGTGGCCCTTACCGGAGTCTCGTCCCGGAGTACCAACCGCAGAAAGAGGACCAGCTTCTCCAAAGAGCACGTGGAGCTACTCCGTGTCACCTTTGAGACAGACCCTTACCCTGGCATCAGCCTGAGAGAGAGCCTGTCCCAGAAAACAGGGCTACCTGAATCTCGTATCCAG GTGTGGTTCCAGAACAGGAGGGCTCGGACTCTGAAGTGTAAGGGAGCTAAGAAGTTTCTGTGCCAATCAGACTCTGGCTTACACTCCCCTGGTGGGTTCACTACCCAGCACAGCCTTGCCCCTCTGTCCACCCCCCCCTGCCTGCCCCCTGCCTACCCCGCCCAGGTGAAGGAGGAGGATTACGTTTTCTATGGACGCTACTTTCCACCATACCCTGGAGCGGAGGAGACTGGCCACAACAGGCAGGCCAGGGTGCTGGGATACAGCTCCAGCACGCACATGAATAGCCCCGGGCACCAGATGGTTCAAGGAGCCTGGCCCCAGGCGGTTGATCAGACGACTCCAGTCCAGTCCATGTGGAGCCCCTCTCCTCTGGAGGTGAGGAACTACAGCTCAGGCTCCAGCAAGGCCTTCCTCTACCATCGCTCAGCCGAGCAGCAGCCCTTCTACAACAACCCCCAGGAAGTCTATGGAGGCCCCATTTCCCAGACCCAGACCACAGCCACCCCGGATTCCGGCTGCTGGGAGGTTGGACAAGAGAACACCCCTCCGATGGAAGGCCAAGGTTCCCGATTGGATGGCTCCTGGAGCATGGCTATGTCTACCACAGAATACCCAGGACAAGCCCCGCACTATGCCCCCTTACCAGAGCTCCCGGCCATGTCCCTGCAGGAGATTCTgggagagctggagggagagtAGCAGGAGGGAGATGGACTGGACAGCCACCCCAATGGGGACAAACGGGTTTACTTCTGA
- the LOC129852972 gene encoding rho-related GTP-binding protein RhoQ — protein MANGTGTIMLKCVVVGDGAVGKTCLLMSYANDAFPEEYVPTVFDHYAVSVNVGGKQYLLGLYDTAGQEDYDRLRPLSYPMTDVFLICYSVVNPASFQNVREEWVTELQEYAPSVPYLLIGTQIDLRDDPKTISKLNDMKEKPITTEQGQKLAKEIGACVYVECSALTQKGLKTVFDEAIIAILTPKRKKGALKRRLGPRCINCCLIT, from the exons ATGGCAAACGGAACCGGCACTATTATGTTGAAATGCGTTGTGGTTGGTGACGGTGCTGTGGGCAAAACGTGTCTGTTGATGAGCTATGCCAACGACGCCTTTCCAGAGGAGTACGTACCCACTGTGTTTGACCATTATGCAG TTAGTGTCAACGTTGGCGGGAAGCAGTACTTATTGGGATTGTACGACACCGCTGGTCAG GAGGACTATGACCGCTTGAGGCCTTTGTCGTACCCCATGACCGACGTCTTCCTGATCTGCTACTCCGTAGTCAACCCGGCCAGTTTCCAGAATGTGAGGGAAGAGTGGGTCACCGAGCTGCAGGAGTATGCCCCCAGTGTCCCATACCTCCTCATAGGCACTCAG ATTGACCTTCGTGACGACCCCAAGACCATTTCCAAACTGAATGACATGAAGGAGAAGCCCATCACCACAGAGCAGGGCCAGAAGCTAGCCAAGGAG ATTGGCGCGTGTGTCTACGTGGAATGCTCGGCTCTCACCCAGAAAGGACTGAAAACTGTGTTTGATGAGGCCATCATCGCTATCCTGACCCCCAAAAGGAAGAAGGGCGCCCTGAAGAGAAGACTGGGGCCGCGCTGTATCAACTGCTGCCTCATCACGTGA
- the tmem254 gene encoding transmembrane protein 254 isoform X1 has product MAKSDGCHYFRRTSIFWITIVALSMGYFTLLVVWGEWKNVPALRNGKWTVFWPQQVPYDNLGPLGTLSRYLVNNYHSLMYKGWWAAWVIHVAEALVAMKVCSDKGVDGTMTRCLWFVQTALFGFASLGLLLKYKPDHRTKQH; this is encoded by the exons ATGGCCAAAAGCGATGGGTGTCATTATTTTAGAAGAACCAGTATTTTTTGGATAACTATAGTGGCGCTTTCGATGGGATACTTCACA TTACTTGTGGTGTGGGGGGAGTGGAAGAATGTACCTGCGCTGCGGAATGGAAAG TGGACAGTGTTCTGGCCACAGCAGGTCCCCTATGACAACTTGGGTCCGCTTGGCACCTTGTCCAGATACCTGGTGAACAATTACCATTCTCTCATGTACAAAGG ATGGTGGGCAGCCTGGGTCATCCACGTGGCAGAAGCCCTTGTTGCCATGAAGGTCTGCAG TGACAAAGGGGTGGACGGCACAATGACACGTTGCCTCTGGTTTGTCCAGACGGCGCTGTTTGGCTTTGCCTCTCTCGGCCTGCTTCTCAAATACAAACCTGACCACAGGACCAAACAACACTGA